From a region of the Kaistia sp. 32K genome:
- a CDS encoding ABC transporter substrate-binding protein, giving the protein MEPVLKGISRRRLLLSSAAIAGSVAVLGSSGNASAAASRVLRLASGESDGPTGTMDPAFNKIDADAARISLVYERLIILDKNFEPQPQLAQSWSSNEKGDVWTIELKPGISFHNGKPLTAADVVYTYRRLIDPKTASPVATTFGELTPEGIEAVDDKTVRFTLKSPVVEFPSLIANRFTYIVPEGSTAEELRTRGQGTGPFKVQEFVPGREPSVFVRNEAYWREGLPKVDRVELRAIADTSARLSALLTGQIDLSWDVPRVGLQALQAAPNLTVVTVPSPYVMSLTLMVDVPPFNDVRVRQAMKLVVDRQRMIDLVLGGLGKPASDQPVASWVQYGLDEPAPARDVAKAKQLLAEAGHPDGIDVELYTSEATAGFLEMAALYQAMAAEAGIRVAINKVPGDGYFANVWRKVPFLCTSKGARNADEALSQFYLSNAAWNDTHWKSEEFDGLIAEARQTLDTAKRAELYRKAQRLLRDDGGVIVPMFANSVGAHRKDLTGFEIHPQKNAQDFSQISIGG; this is encoded by the coding sequence ATGGAGCCGGTTCTCAAGGGCATTTCTCGACGCAGGCTGCTTCTGTCGTCGGCGGCGATAGCCGGCAGCGTCGCGGTTCTCGGAAGTTCCGGAAATGCCTCCGCAGCGGCGTCCCGCGTGCTGCGCCTCGCCTCGGGAGAATCTGACGGGCCGACCGGCACCATGGATCCCGCCTTCAACAAGATCGACGCGGATGCCGCTCGCATCTCGCTCGTCTATGAGCGTCTGATCATCCTCGACAAGAACTTCGAACCGCAGCCGCAACTGGCGCAATCCTGGTCAAGCAACGAGAAGGGCGATGTCTGGACGATCGAGCTGAAGCCCGGAATTTCCTTCCACAACGGCAAGCCGCTCACCGCCGCCGACGTGGTCTACACCTATCGCCGCCTGATCGATCCGAAGACCGCCTCGCCCGTCGCCACCACCTTCGGCGAGCTGACGCCCGAAGGCATCGAGGCCGTCGACGACAAGACGGTGCGCTTCACCCTGAAGAGCCCCGTCGTCGAGTTCCCCTCGCTGATCGCCAACCGGTTCACCTACATCGTGCCGGAAGGCTCGACCGCCGAGGAACTGCGCACGCGCGGCCAGGGCACCGGCCCCTTCAAGGTGCAGGAATTCGTTCCCGGCCGCGAGCCGAGCGTCTTCGTCAGGAACGAAGCCTATTGGCGCGAGGGCCTGCCGAAGGTGGACCGGGTGGAGTTGCGGGCCATTGCGGACACGTCCGCGCGCCTGTCGGCGCTGCTGACCGGGCAGATCGACCTTTCCTGGGATGTGCCGCGCGTCGGTCTGCAGGCGCTTCAGGCCGCGCCCAACCTGACCGTGGTGACCGTTCCGTCGCCCTATGTGATGTCGCTGACCCTGATGGTCGACGTGCCGCCCTTCAACGACGTGCGGGTACGTCAGGCGATGAAGCTGGTCGTGGACCGCCAGCGCATGATCGATCTGGTTCTCGGCGGACTGGGGAAACCGGCTTCCGACCAGCCGGTCGCCTCCTGGGTTCAGTACGGGCTTGACGAGCCCGCTCCGGCCCGCGACGTGGCGAAGGCCAAGCAATTGCTCGCCGAAGCCGGACATCCCGACGGCATCGACGTCGAGCTCTACACCTCCGAGGCGACCGCCGGCTTCCTGGAGATGGCCGCGCTCTACCAGGCGATGGCGGCCGAGGCCGGCATACGCGTCGCGATCAACAAGGTCCCCGGCGACGGCTATTTCGCCAATGTCTGGCGCAAGGTGCCCTTCCTCTGCACCTCCAAGGGCGCGCGCAACGCTGACGAAGCCCTGTCGCAGTTTTACCTGTCGAATGCCGCCTGGAACGACACGCATTGGAAGAGCGAGGAATTCGACGGCCTGATCGCCGAAGCGCGCCAGACGCTCGATACGGCCAAGCGCGCCGAGCTCTATCGCAAGGCCCAGCGCCTTCTGCGCGATGATGGCGGCGTGATCGTGCCGATGTTCGCCAATTCCGTCGGCGCCCATCGCAAGGACCTGACCGGCTTCGAGATCCATCCCCAGAAGAACGCCCAGGACTTCTCGCAGATCTCGATCGGCGGCTGA
- a CDS encoding BtpA/SgcQ family protein has translation MSPPIVMPAKPSALETHFDKKKPIIGVVHLRALPGAPRYEGEAMRDIIAAALRDARTLADGGIDGIMVENASDMPFSRPEHIGFETVAALSVVCQEIRNAVSAPIGITCVANGAIPGLAVAKAVGARWVRVNQWVNAYVANEGFLNGPAAEALRYRAQIGAKDVSIFADVHVKFGAHAITGDRSITEQATDAEWFDADVLIATGTRTGSPTQPEEVAEVRAGTNLPVIVGSGLSPEQVPSLMPVADGAIVGQWLKVDSRWWNPVDPVRVERLMNAVEKART, from the coding sequence ATGTCTCCCCCCATCGTGATGCCGGCCAAGCCGAGCGCCCTCGAAACCCATTTCGACAAGAAGAAGCCGATCATCGGCGTCGTGCATCTGCGCGCGCTCCCCGGCGCGCCCCGCTATGAGGGCGAGGCGATGCGCGACATCATCGCCGCGGCGCTGCGCGACGCGCGCACGCTCGCCGATGGCGGCATCGACGGCATCATGGTCGAGAACGCCAGCGACATGCCGTTCTCCCGCCCCGAGCATATCGGCTTCGAGACCGTGGCCGCGCTCTCGGTCGTCTGCCAGGAGATCCGCAACGCCGTCAGCGCGCCGATCGGCATCACCTGCGTGGCGAACGGCGCCATTCCCGGCCTCGCCGTCGCCAAGGCGGTCGGTGCGCGATGGGTACGCGTCAACCAGTGGGTCAATGCCTATGTCGCCAATGAGGGCTTCCTGAACGGCCCGGCCGCCGAGGCGCTGCGCTACCGCGCGCAGATCGGCGCCAAGGATGTTTCCATCTTCGCCGACGTGCATGTGAAGTTCGGCGCCCACGCCATCACCGGCGACCGCTCGATCACCGAGCAGGCGACCGATGCCGAATGGTTTGACGCCGACGTGCTGATCGCCACCGGCACCCGCACCGGCTCGCCGACCCAGCCCGAAGAAGTGGCCGAAGTCCGCGCCGGCACCAATTTGCCTGTCATCGTCGGCTCCGGCCTGTCGCCCGAGCAGGTGCCGAGCCTGATGCCGGTCGCCGACGGCGCCATCGTCGGGCAATGGCTGAAAGTGGATTCGCGCTGGTGGAACCCGGTCGACCCCGTCCGCGTCGAGCGACTGATGAACGCGGTCGAAAAGGCGCGGACATGA
- a CDS encoding beta-ketoacyl-ACP synthase III → MNRTARIIGLGHHVPARRVENAEIEANFGMEAGWIERRTGIRSRFWAEPGDTLSGLATEAGDMALKAAGIDRRDVGLLLLATSTPDHLLPPSAPLVAHKLGLERAGGVDLAGACAGFLYAMSFADGFVRLHGKPAIIIAANLLSRRIHPTERASAVLFADAAGAVVLAPSDDPGHGILGASFASDGSAYGLIQIPAGGSNRPFAEETDILETRMTIANGRDVFARAVEMMRGCSLEALEAAGLSASDIARFVPHQANARIFDAVGKSLGIDDARIVKTIADYGNSSAATIPLSLSVAHNADPFRRHEKLLLAAAGAGLTGGALVVGF, encoded by the coding sequence ATGAACCGCACGGCGCGGATCATCGGCCTCGGACATCACGTACCGGCGCGCAGAGTCGAAAATGCCGAGATCGAGGCCAATTTCGGGATGGAGGCTGGCTGGATCGAGCGACGCACCGGCATCCGCTCGCGCTTCTGGGCGGAGCCCGGCGACACGCTTTCCGGATTAGCGACCGAGGCCGGCGACATGGCGCTCAAGGCCGCCGGCATCGATCGCAGGGACGTCGGCCTGCTGCTGCTCGCCACGTCGACGCCGGATCATCTGCTGCCGCCGAGCGCGCCGCTGGTGGCGCACAAGCTCGGCCTCGAAAGGGCCGGCGGCGTCGACCTCGCGGGCGCCTGCGCGGGCTTCCTCTACGCCATGAGCTTCGCCGACGGCTTCGTGCGCCTGCACGGCAAGCCGGCCATCATCATCGCCGCCAACCTGTTGAGCCGCCGGATCCATCCGACCGAGCGGGCGAGCGCCGTGCTGTTCGCCGATGCCGCCGGCGCCGTGGTGCTGGCGCCGTCCGACGATCCCGGCCACGGCATTCTCGGCGCTTCCTTCGCCTCTGACGGATCCGCCTATGGCCTGATCCAGATCCCGGCCGGCGGCAGCAACCGTCCCTTCGCGGAAGAGACCGATATCCTGGAGACCCGCATGACGATCGCGAACGGCCGCGACGTCTTCGCCAGGGCAGTGGAGATGATGCGCGGCTGTTCCTTGGAGGCTCTGGAGGCGGCCGGCCTTTCGGCGTCGGACATTGCCCGTTTCGTGCCGCATCAGGCGAACGCCCGCATCTTCGACGCCGTCGGCAAGTCGCTCGGCATCGACGATGCACGCATCGTCAAGACCATCGCCGACTATGGCAATTCGTCGGCCGCGACGATCCCCCTGTCCCTGTCGGTCGCCCACAACGCCGATCCCTTCCGGCGCCACGAGAAACTGCTGCTGGCCGCCGCCGGTGCCGGCCTGACCGGCGGGGCACTTGTGGTCGGCTTCTAG
- a CDS encoding ABC transporter ATP-binding protein, which produces MDGLAVDYGSKSRWSNAVTGVSFEIRRGEILGLAGESGSGKSTVGYALLAYLRAGSRIRAGRVTFAGRNILDLPPSELRALRGREIGFVPQNPTTSLSPAMSVGRQVAEVLRFHGIRPPNGVQARVVELLDSVGLPDPAVIAERFPHQLSGGQQQRVVIAMAIACEPSLIILDEPTTGLDVTTQARILRLLADLRTRIGSALLYISHDLGALFSLCDRVGIMYAGELVEIGTSEQLLNGARSPYTRGLMASVPRLDRPPDRRAALKGILRRDALGEGCRFAPRCPSAVDACAAIVQHLETVAPDHSVACSRWRELGASA; this is translated from the coding sequence GTGGACGGCCTCGCCGTCGACTACGGGTCGAAGTCGCGCTGGTCGAACGCGGTGACCGGCGTGAGCTTCGAGATCCGGCGCGGCGAGATCCTCGGGCTCGCGGGCGAGTCCGGCTCGGGCAAGTCGACCGTCGGCTACGCGCTGCTCGCCTATCTGCGCGCGGGAAGCCGTATCCGCGCCGGTCGCGTAACCTTCGCGGGCCGGAACATTCTCGACCTTCCGCCTTCCGAGCTGCGCGCCCTGCGCGGCAGGGAGATCGGCTTCGTCCCGCAGAACCCCACCACCAGCCTCTCTCCGGCGATGTCGGTCGGGCGCCAGGTGGCGGAAGTTCTGCGCTTTCATGGCATTCGTCCGCCGAACGGCGTGCAGGCCCGCGTCGTGGAGCTTCTCGACTCCGTCGGCCTACCGGATCCCGCCGTGATCGCCGAGCGGTTTCCGCACCAGTTGAGCGGCGGCCAGCAGCAGCGCGTCGTCATCGCCATGGCGATCGCCTGCGAGCCCAGCCTGATCATCCTCGACGAGCCGACGACCGGCCTCGACGTCACGACGCAGGCGCGGATCCTCCGCCTGCTCGCCGATCTGCGCACGCGGATCGGTTCGGCCCTCCTCTACATCAGCCATGATCTCGGCGCGCTCTTCAGCCTCTGCGACCGCGTCGGCATCATGTATGCGGGCGAACTGGTCGAGATCGGCACGAGCGAACAGCTTCTGAACGGAGCGCGAAGCCCCTATACGCGCGGGCTGATGGCGTCGGTACCGCGCCTCGACCGTCCGCCGGACAGGCGCGCGGCGCTGAAAGGCATCTTGCGGCGCGACGCGCTGGGCGAAGGCTGCCGGTTCGCGCCGCGCTGCCCCTCCGCAGTCGATGCCTGCGCAGCGATCGTCCAGCACCTCGAGACCGTAGCGCCGGACCATTCGGTCGCCTGCTCCCGCTGGCGCGAGCTTGGAGCGAGCGCATGA
- a CDS encoding carbohydrate kinase family protein: MHYLFVGDISLDLSLQAPHMPAPDEKVHCTASTEGMGGVVTNTAVAFSRAGGDAALAIQLGDDHASVQVRHELEAMRLDLRPAIVPGGLCRVVTMIEPHGEKRLLLYPGVSIYPDDAAVQALRLDDVAHLHTACFGPAAPALVARARQAGIRWSIDLEPASFQGGIATLAPVLDGARVVFVNDRAADVIGRDPIARLRDLGVGDVVRTRGPLGAELYLETGEMLYAPPPKGLDIVDTTGAGDCLAGWFLAGLAAGWRIDIVLARAVRAASIACTRVGAQTAYPTLSELEIHEQD, translated from the coding sequence GTGCACTACCTTTTTGTCGGCGATATCAGCCTGGATCTGAGCCTGCAGGCGCCGCACATGCCGGCGCCGGACGAGAAGGTGCACTGCACCGCCTCGACCGAGGGCATGGGTGGCGTCGTCACCAACACGGCCGTCGCCTTCTCCCGCGCCGGCGGCGACGCGGCGCTCGCCATCCAGCTCGGCGACGACCACGCCTCCGTCCAGGTGCGCCACGAGCTCGAGGCGATGCGCCTCGATCTCAGGCCGGCGATCGTGCCGGGCGGGCTCTGCCGCGTCGTGACGATGATCGAGCCGCATGGCGAGAAGCGGCTGCTGCTCTATCCGGGCGTCTCGATCTATCCCGACGACGCCGCGGTTCAGGCGCTCCGCCTCGACGACGTCGCCCATCTCCACACCGCCTGCTTCGGCCCGGCCGCCCCGGCGCTGGTCGCGCGGGCGCGGCAGGCCGGCATCCGCTGGTCGATCGACCTGGAGCCGGCGAGTTTTCAGGGCGGCATCGCCACTCTGGCTCCGGTTCTGGACGGCGCCCGTGTCGTCTTCGTCAACGACCGCGCCGCCGATGTGATCGGCCGCGATCCGATCGCCCGCCTGCGTGATCTTGGTGTCGGCGATGTGGTGCGGACGCGCGGCCCCCTCGGCGCCGAGCTCTACCTTGAGACGGGCGAGATGCTGTACGCGCCGCCGCCCAAGGGCCTCGACATCGTCGACACGACCGGCGCGGGCGATTGCCTCGCCGGCTGGTTCCTCGCCGGCCTCGCCGCCGGCTGGCGCATCGACATCGTGCTGGCGCGCGCCGTGCGCGCCGCGTCGATCGCCTGCACCCGGGTCGGCGCGCAGACCGCCTACCCGACGCTTTCCGAACTCGAAATTCACGAACAGGACTGA
- a CDS encoding ABC transporter substrate-binding protein produces MTKTIVSAAVGLVLTSLSASGAFAQDANTVALVLGSSGSPFYQAMQCGAQARAKELGLSLTVSAADQFAADAQIPVVNAVTASAPKVAAIVPTDMQALIPPMRELAGRGTQVITVDQTISDPSILKTQVLTDNKAGGGMAADALAALIGKKGKVLVITQPPGSLAQDAREAGFAATLAAKYPDIQYLGPQYQSNDPQRAAEIVTSTLSAHPDLAGVFSTNDQGAIGAITGLRQAGAVGKVKMVAYDAASAEVAALKNGELQGLIAQSPSQQGAVAMDIAAKLIAGQAVEPVTMAEIVAIGADQPELADKYEYVAGCM; encoded by the coding sequence ATGACAAAGACGATCGTTTCGGCGGCGGTAGGCCTCGTGCTGACCTCGCTCTCGGCCTCAGGCGCCTTCGCCCAGGATGCCAACACCGTGGCCCTCGTGCTCGGCTCGAGCGGTAGCCCGTTCTACCAGGCCATGCAGTGCGGCGCGCAGGCCCGCGCCAAGGAACTCGGCCTGTCTCTCACGGTCTCGGCGGCCGACCAGTTCGCCGCCGACGCGCAGATTCCGGTGGTCAACGCCGTGACGGCGAGCGCCCCCAAGGTCGCCGCCATCGTGCCGACCGACATGCAGGCGCTGATCCCGCCGATGCGTGAGCTGGCCGGGCGCGGCACGCAGGTGATCACGGTCGACCAGACCATCTCCGACCCCTCGATCCTGAAGACCCAGGTTCTGACCGACAACAAGGCCGGCGGCGGCATGGCGGCCGACGCGCTGGCGGCGCTGATCGGCAAGAAGGGCAAGGTGCTTGTGATCACCCAGCCGCCGGGCTCGCTGGCCCAGGACGCGCGCGAGGCCGGCTTCGCCGCGACGCTCGCCGCGAAGTATCCGGACATCCAGTATCTCGGCCCGCAGTACCAGTCGAACGATCCGCAGCGCGCCGCCGAGATCGTCACCTCGACGCTCTCCGCGCATCCGGACCTCGCCGGCGTGTTCTCGACCAACGACCAGGGCGCAATCGGCGCGATCACGGGCCTCCGCCAGGCCGGCGCGGTCGGCAAGGTGAAGATGGTGGCCTATGACGCCGCCAGCGCCGAGGTCGCCGCGCTGAAGAACGGAGAGCTGCAGGGCCTGATCGCCCAGAGCCCGAGCCAGCAGGGCGCCGTCGCGATGGACATCGCCGCGAAGCTGATCGCCGGCCAGGCCGTCGAGCCGGTCACCATGGCCGAGATCGTCGCCATCGGCGCCGACCAGCCGGAACTCGCCGACAAGTACGAATACGTCGCCGGCTGCATGTAG
- a CDS encoding ABC transporter permease: MTRHIAIQAALSLLSLLLVSILVFWLVDLLPGDAAERVLGQDATTEGLAVLREQFGLNHSALARYLAWISGLLRGDLGTSMIAGQPVANYVAGRVQNSAILAAFALVLYVPVSLALALLTAVYRGTAVDVGLTVFVLLGMCIPEFVIAIFLVSLFAVTLNLFPALALLDTAQGFGDLVRMLFLPVLTLTAAMSAYSVRLMRESLIQILDSDYIQLARLKGLPNWRIMGWHALPNALGPALNVLALNIAWLIGSIVLVETVFNFDGLGRLLVNSIRYKDTPVIQAIVMLLCAVYVLANLLADVSIMALNPKLRTRR; encoded by the coding sequence ATGACGCGTCACATCGCGATCCAGGCTGCGCTGTCGCTGCTCAGCCTGCTGCTCGTCTCGATCCTCGTCTTCTGGCTGGTGGACCTGCTCCCCGGCGACGCGGCCGAGCGCGTGCTCGGCCAGGATGCGACGACCGAGGGCTTGGCCGTGCTCCGGGAGCAGTTCGGCCTCAACCATTCGGCGCTCGCCCGCTACCTGGCCTGGATCAGCGGCCTGCTCCGAGGCGATCTCGGCACCTCCATGATCGCGGGTCAGCCGGTCGCCAACTATGTCGCGGGCCGCGTCCAGAACTCCGCCATTCTGGCCGCGTTCGCGCTGGTTCTCTATGTGCCGGTCAGTCTGGCTCTGGCGCTTTTGACCGCCGTCTATCGCGGCACGGCCGTCGACGTCGGGCTCACGGTCTTCGTGCTCCTCGGCATGTGCATCCCGGAATTCGTCATCGCGATCTTTCTGGTCTCCCTGTTCGCCGTGACGCTGAACCTGTTCCCGGCGCTCGCCCTTCTCGATACGGCCCAGGGTTTCGGCGACCTCGTCCGGATGCTTTTCCTGCCGGTTCTGACGCTGACGGCGGCGATGTCGGCCTATTCGGTGCGGCTGATGCGCGAGAGCCTGATCCAGATCCTCGATTCCGACTACATCCAGCTGGCGCGCCTCAAGGGGCTGCCCAACTGGCGGATCATGGGCTGGCACGCGCTGCCGAACGCGCTCGGACCGGCTCTCAATGTGCTGGCGCTCAACATCGCCTGGCTGATCGGCAGCATCGTGCTCGTCGAGACCGTCTTCAATTTCGACGGGCTCGGACGGCTGCTGGTCAATTCCATCCGCTACAAGGACACGCCCGTCATCCAGGCGATCGTCATGCTGCTCTGCGCGGTCTACGTGCTCGCCAACCTCCTGGCGGACGTGTCGATCATGGCGCTCAACCCGAAGCTGCGGACGCGCCGATGA
- a CDS encoding ATP-binding cassette domain-containing protein produces MSAPLLEATGIRRTFGHVQALKGADFRVMPGEIVALIGDNGAGKSTLVKILSGADRPDEGTLRVEGRAVTFTSPLDAQACGIATVYQDLALAPDLTPADNLFLGRELTRSGLLGKLGFLDRRTMQRQAVDQFAKLGVQLKSQRVSIASLSGGQQQSVAIARAAMWASKLVILDEPTAALGVVQTQRVLDLCRRVRDAGTSVVLISHNMPQVLEVADRVHVLRLGQTVADLRAAEASVEDLVREMTSGQAKELAA; encoded by the coding sequence ATGAGCGCGCCGCTGCTGGAAGCGACCGGCATCCGGCGCACATTCGGCCATGTGCAGGCCCTGAAAGGCGCCGATTTCCGGGTCATGCCGGGCGAGATCGTCGCGCTGATCGGCGACAACGGCGCTGGCAAGTCGACCCTCGTCAAGATCCTCTCCGGCGCCGACAGGCCGGACGAGGGCACGCTCCGGGTCGAGGGAAGGGCGGTGACCTTCACCTCGCCGCTCGACGCGCAGGCATGCGGCATCGCCACGGTCTACCAGGACCTGGCGCTCGCCCCCGACCTGACGCCGGCCGACAATCTCTTCCTCGGCCGGGAGCTCACCCGCAGCGGCCTTCTCGGCAAACTCGGCTTCCTCGACCGTCGCACCATGCAGCGTCAGGCGGTCGACCAGTTCGCCAAGCTCGGCGTCCAGCTGAAGTCGCAGCGCGTGTCGATCGCCTCGCTCTCGGGTGGCCAGCAGCAATCCGTCGCCATCGCCCGCGCGGCGATGTGGGCGAGCAAGCTCGTCATCCTCGACGAGCCGACCGCCGCGCTCGGCGTGGTCCAGACGCAGCGCGTGCTCGACCTCTGCCGCCGCGTCCGCGACGCCGGAACCTCCGTCGTCCTGATCAGCCACAACATGCCCCAGGTTCTGGAGGTCGCCGACCGCGTGCACGTGCTGCGCCTCGGCCAGACGGTCGCCGACCTCCGCGCCGCCGAGGCGAGCGTCGAGGACCTGGTGCGCGAAATGACCAGCGGGCAAGCCAAGGAGCTGGCAGCATGA
- a CDS encoding ABC transporter ATP-binding protein, whose translation MSAEAEPLLALCGVEIAYPGRGWLAALGRREPAASVRDISFDLVRGETLALVGESGSGKSTIARAISGLVTARKGTIRFGGRDINIPIERRSQDLKRDIQIVFQNPDASLNPRHSVGFILSRAIRAFHRLDSATVRSKVDALLADVRLSGDYASRYPRQLSGGERQRVAIARALAAQPKVLVCDEILSALDVSVQAEIIELLRSLQRDQGIAILFISHDLAVVRWLADRVAVLRHGALCEIGATEDVYAPPFHPYTKQLLDAVPHMGRQTA comes from the coding sequence ATGAGCGCAGAAGCGGAACCACTGCTTGCCCTGTGCGGCGTCGAGATCGCCTATCCGGGCCGCGGCTGGCTCGCGGCGCTCGGCCGGCGCGAGCCAGCGGCCTCCGTGCGCGACATCTCCTTCGACCTGGTCAGAGGCGAGACGCTGGCGCTGGTGGGTGAAAGCGGCAGCGGCAAGTCGACGATCGCCCGCGCCATCAGCGGCCTTGTGACGGCCCGCAAGGGAACGATCCGATTTGGCGGGCGGGACATCAACATCCCGATCGAGAGGCGAAGCCAGGATCTCAAGCGCGACATCCAGATCGTATTCCAGAATCCGGACGCTTCCTTGAACCCCCGGCATTCGGTCGGCTTCATCCTCAGCCGGGCGATCCGGGCCTTCCACCGTCTCGATAGCGCGACCGTGCGTTCGAAAGTCGATGCGCTGCTCGCCGACGTGCGTTTGAGCGGTGACTATGCATCGCGCTACCCGCGCCAGCTATCGGGCGGCGAGCGCCAGCGCGTGGCGATCGCGCGCGCGCTGGCGGCTCAGCCGAAGGTTCTCGTCTGCGACGAAATCCTGTCGGCGCTCGATGTCTCCGTGCAGGCGGAAATCATCGAATTGCTGCGCTCGCTGCAACGCGACCAGGGCATCGCGATCCTCTTCATTTCGCACGATCTCGCCGTGGTGCGGTGGCTGGCGGACCGCGTCGCCGTCCTGCGGCATGGCGCGCTCTGCGAGATCGGCGCGACGGAAGACGTCTACGCGCCGCCCTTCCACCCCTACACGAAACAGCTGCTGGACGCGGTGCCGCATATGGGTCGCCAAACGGCCTGA
- a CDS encoding ABC transporter permease, translating into MSNELAISPVETTEDRLLRLVAGGWIFLLLLALIAIFLVLKPAQFGSGYNVQQLFINAAILLVLAVGQTYVVITSGIDLSVGSVLVFASVVSAKLMLLLSGAGGTTYGTTAAGWDIIAIGTVAALLVGAAWGAFNGILIAVTKIPPLIVTLGTMGMALGGAQILSGGVDVRAMPELLVTHVGSGRILGIPVLVVIAAVTVIIAGIVLHLTRFGMHVFAVGSNAEASRRSGIPTTARLIQVYAISGLMAGIAAVMSNARFSTTTINGHAMDNLATISAVVLGGTSLFGGVGSVFGTVVGVFIPIILLNGFVILGIPPFWQTVAMGGVLILAVWIDQLKRRLRKRG; encoded by the coding sequence ATGAGCAACGAACTCGCCATCTCCCCCGTCGAGACCACGGAGGACCGCCTGCTGCGGCTGGTCGCCGGCGGCTGGATCTTCCTCCTGCTGCTGGCCCTGATCGCGATCTTCCTGGTGCTGAAGCCGGCCCAGTTCGGCTCCGGCTACAATGTGCAGCAGCTCTTCATCAACGCGGCCATCCTGCTGGTGCTGGCCGTCGGCCAGACCTATGTCGTGATCACGTCGGGCATCGACCTCTCGGTCGGCTCGGTGCTGGTCTTCGCCTCGGTCGTCTCGGCCAAGCTGATGCTGCTCCTTTCCGGCGCCGGCGGCACCACTTACGGCACCACCGCCGCCGGCTGGGACATCATCGCGATCGGCACGGTCGCGGCGCTGCTGGTCGGCGCTGCCTGGGGCGCCTTCAACGGCATCCTGATCGCCGTGACCAAGATCCCGCCGCTCATCGTCACGCTCGGCACCATGGGCATGGCGCTCGGCGGGGCGCAGATCCTGTCCGGCGGCGTCGACGTCCGCGCCATGCCGGAACTGCTGGTCACCCATGTCGGCTCCGGCCGCATCCTCGGCATCCCGGTGCTGGTCGTGATCGCCGCCGTCACCGTCATCATCGCCGGCATCGTGCTGCACCTGACCCGCTTCGGCATGCATGTCTTCGCGGTCGGCTCCAACGCCGAGGCGAGCCGCCGCAGCGGCATCCCGACGACGGCGCGGCTGATCCAGGTCTACGCGATCTCGGGGCTCATGGCCGGCATCGCCGCCGTCATGTCCAACGCCCGCTTCTCGACCACCACCATCAATGGCCACGCCATGGACAACCTCGCCACCATCTCGGCGGTGGTGCTCGGCGGCACCAGCCTTTTCGGCGGCGTCGGCAGCGTGTTCGGCACGGTCGTGGGCGTCTTCATTCCCATCATCCTGCTCAATGGCTTCGTCATCCTCGGCATTCCGCCGTTCTGGCAGACGGTCGCCATGGGTGGCGTGCTGATCCTCGCCGTCTGGATCGACCAACTGAAGCGACGGCTTCGCAAACGGGGCTAG
- a CDS encoding ABC transporter permease yields the protein MSSAFLPSGASWFGTMLRELRSIEPPALVAAFIVLAYVVVALTAPLWAPYDPSAVMVGMPLAPPGADHLLGTDSLGRDVFSRVVLGSRPVLIMSISAALLAVSIGATLGLFAAYLGGWFDQLLMRGLDALISVPTLILGMLILSAAGNTAVLVVVTVAFINVPRIARVVRAATLAIVSEDYITSAVTRGVPPFSMVFVELLPNVLGTILVEFAVRSGFIIVFIGALGFLGFGAPPPTPEWGVMINEGRSTISVSLWPVLAPAAAMAILVVSLNLVTDAIAGRIGTGLSSRPRV from the coding sequence ATGAGCAGCGCATTCCTGCCATCGGGAGCGAGCTGGTTCGGCACTATGCTGCGGGAGCTCAGGTCGATCGAGCCGCCGGCGCTGGTCGCCGCCTTCATCGTTCTCGCCTATGTGGTCGTCGCGCTCACCGCGCCGCTCTGGGCGCCCTACGATCCCTCCGCCGTGATGGTGGGGATGCCGCTCGCGCCGCCCGGTGCCGACCATCTTCTCGGCACCGACTCGCTCGGGCGCGACGTGTTCAGCCGCGTCGTGCTCGGCAGCCGGCCGGTACTGATCATGTCGATCTCCGCCGCCCTGCTCGCCGTTTCGATCGGGGCAACCCTCGGTCTCTTCGCGGCCTATCTCGGCGGATGGTTCGACCAGTTGCTCATGCGCGGGCTCGATGCGCTGATCAGCGTGCCGACGCTCATTCTGGGCATGCTCATCCTGAGCGCTGCGGGAAACACGGCCGTGCTCGTGGTTGTCACCGTGGCGTTCATCAACGTGCCGCGCATCGCCCGCGTCGTGCGAGCCGCGACGCTGGCCATCGTCTCGGAGGACTACATCACTTCCGCCGTTACGCGCGGCGTCCCGCCGTTCTCCATGGTCTTCGTCGAGCTGCTTCCGAACGTGCTTGGCACGATCCTGGTCGAGTTCGCGGTCCGCTCCGGCTTCATCATCGTCTTCATCGGCGCGCTCGGCTTCCTGGGCTTCGGCGCGCCGCCGCCGACGCCGGAATGGGGCGTGATGATCAATGAGGGCCGCAGCACCATCAGCGTATCGCTCTGGCCGGTGCTGGCGCCGGCCGCGGCGATGGCAATCCTCGTCGTCTCCCTGAACCTGGTGACCGACGCGATCGCCGGCCGGATCGGCACCGGCCTCTCCTCGAGGCCACGCGTGTGA